In Enoplosus armatus isolate fEnoArm2 chromosome 2, fEnoArm2.hap1, whole genome shotgun sequence, one DNA window encodes the following:
- the LOC139302011 gene encoding voltage-dependent calcium channel gamma-1 subunit-like isoform X1: protein MHKRTKIKIAIFVLLVGMACMFTAVVTDHWAVLSPRVDKVNETCEAAHFGLWRLCKKYIYISSENYVEGHGCGPISLPGEENCTYFRHFTPGQDAEIFEYKTQKEYNISAAAISIFSLAFMILGSLCLMGSCTGKGKGRDYLLKPAGMFFAFAGLCAFISLEVMRQSVKRMIESEDTIWIEYYYAWSFACACTGFVLLFLTGIALLILSMPQMPRNPWETCMDAEPEQVE from the exons ATGCACAAGCGCACAAAGATAAAGATTGCAATCTTCGTGCTGCTAGTGGGCATGGCCTGCATGTTCACGGCGGTGGTAACGGACCACTGGGCAGTGCTCAGCCCGCGGGTGGATAAAGTCAATGAGACCTGCGAGGCAGCTCACTTCGGCCTGTGGAGGTTGTGCAAGAAGTACATCTACATCAGCTCGGAAAACTACGTGGAAGGGCACGGCTGTGGACCCATCAGCCTGCCTGGAG aGGAAAACTGCACTTACTTCAGACACTTCACTCCAGGGCAGGATGCTGAGATATttgaatataaaacacaaaaag AGTACAACATCTCCGCTGCAGCCATCTCCATCTTCAGTCTGGCCTTCATGATCCTGGGCTCTCTGTGTTTGATGGGATCATGCACCGGTAAAGGCAAAGGAAGAGACTACCTCCTCAAACCTGCTGGCATGTTTTTCGCCTTCGCAG GTCTGTGTGCCTTCATCTCACTGGAGGTGATGCGCCAGTCGGTCAAGCGCATGATCGAGAGCGAGGACACAATCTGGATCGAGTACTACTACGCCTGGTCCTTTGCTTGTGCCTGCACCggctttgtcctcctcttcctcactggcATCGCCCTGCTGATCCTCTCCATGCCCCAGATGCCCAGGAATCCATGGGAGACTTGCATGGATGCCGAGCCGGAGCAAGTAGAGTGA
- the LOC139302011 gene encoding voltage-dependent calcium channel gamma-1 subunit-like isoform X2, which yields MWEEQRTKIKIAIFVLLVGMACMFTAVVTDHWAVLSPRVDKVNETCEAAHFGLWRLCKKYIYISSENYVEGHGCGPISLPGEENCTYFRHFTPGQDAEIFEYKTQKEYNISAAAISIFSLAFMILGSLCLMGSCTGKGKGRDYLLKPAGMFFAFAGLCAFISLEVMRQSVKRMIESEDTIWIEYYYAWSFACACTGFVLLFLTGIALLILSMPQMPRNPWETCMDAEPEQVE from the exons ATGTGGGAAGAACAA CGCACAAAGATAAAGATTGCAATCTTCGTGCTGCTAGTGGGCATGGCCTGCATGTTCACGGCGGTGGTAACGGACCACTGGGCAGTGCTCAGCCCGCGGGTGGATAAAGTCAATGAGACCTGCGAGGCAGCTCACTTCGGCCTGTGGAGGTTGTGCAAGAAGTACATCTACATCAGCTCGGAAAACTACGTGGAAGGGCACGGCTGTGGACCCATCAGCCTGCCTGGAG aGGAAAACTGCACTTACTTCAGACACTTCACTCCAGGGCAGGATGCTGAGATATttgaatataaaacacaaaaag AGTACAACATCTCCGCTGCAGCCATCTCCATCTTCAGTCTGGCCTTCATGATCCTGGGCTCTCTGTGTTTGATGGGATCATGCACCGGTAAAGGCAAAGGAAGAGACTACCTCCTCAAACCTGCTGGCATGTTTTTCGCCTTCGCAG GTCTGTGTGCCTTCATCTCACTGGAGGTGATGCGCCAGTCGGTCAAGCGCATGATCGAGAGCGAGGACACAATCTGGATCGAGTACTACTACGCCTGGTCCTTTGCTTGTGCCTGCACCggctttgtcctcctcttcctcactggcATCGCCCTGCTGATCCTCTCCATGCCCCAGATGCCCAGGAATCCATGGGAGACTTGCATGGATGCCGAGCCGGAGCAAGTAGAGTGA